A portion of the Streptomyces erythrochromogenes genome contains these proteins:
- a CDS encoding NAD(P)/FAD-dependent oxidoreductase — protein sequence MKHRIVVLGAGYAGAFAAGSLARRLSSADVEITVVNAVPDFVERMRLHQLATGQDLAVRGLADVFAGTGVRLCLARVTGVDPACRTVAVTGEDGDRELAYDTLVYALGSSAARHDVPGVAEYAFDVAGLSSALRLRERLARLDGGGTVLVVGEGLTGIETATELAESRPDLSVALAARGELGAWLSPKARRHLRRAFDRLGVTVHEHTGIEAVEPTRAIASGGAAIPADVTVWSAGFAVHPIAAAGGLAVAGTGQIVVDRTMRSVSHPDVYAAGDCAYAIGDNGRPLPMSCASAGFTTMQATAAIIARLTGTEVPTIGLKYHGNHISLGRRDAIFQMVDGDVRSKSWYLGGRIAARLKAGVLKGAGFGIAHPTFGRPKRKRRLAAAAGAPDRIGARAAA from the coding sequence ATGAAGCACCGCATCGTCGTACTCGGCGCCGGATACGCCGGGGCCTTCGCCGCCGGGAGCCTGGCCCGCAGGCTCTCCTCCGCCGACGTCGAGATCACCGTCGTCAACGCCGTGCCCGACTTCGTCGAGCGGATGCGGCTGCACCAGCTCGCGACCGGTCAGGACCTCGCGGTGCGCGGGCTCGCCGATGTGTTCGCGGGCACCGGGGTCCGGCTGTGCCTGGCGCGGGTCACGGGCGTCGACCCCGCGTGCAGGACGGTCGCCGTGACCGGGGAGGACGGCGACCGCGAGCTCGCGTACGACACGCTCGTCTACGCGCTCGGCAGTTCCGCAGCCCGCCACGACGTGCCGGGCGTGGCCGAGTACGCCTTCGACGTGGCCGGCCTGTCGTCGGCGCTGAGGCTGCGCGAGCGCCTGGCCCGCCTCGACGGGGGCGGCACCGTGCTGGTCGTCGGCGAGGGGCTGACCGGCATCGAAACCGCCACCGAGCTGGCCGAGTCCCGGCCCGACCTCTCGGTCGCGCTCGCCGCCCGCGGCGAACTGGGCGCCTGGCTCTCCCCGAAAGCCCGCCGCCACCTGCGCCGGGCCTTCGACCGGCTCGGGGTCACCGTCCACGAACACACCGGCATCGAAGCCGTCGAGCCGACACGGGCGATCGCCTCCGGCGGAGCGGCCATCCCGGCCGATGTGACCGTGTGGTCCGCCGGGTTCGCGGTGCACCCCATCGCGGCCGCCGGCGGCCTGGCGGTCGCGGGGACCGGCCAGATCGTCGTCGACCGCACCATGCGCTCGGTCTCGCACCCGGATGTGTACGCCGCCGGTGACTGCGCCTACGCGATCGGCGACAACGGCCGGCCGCTGCCGATGTCCTGCGCCTCCGCCGGCTTCACCACCATGCAGGCGACCGCCGCGATCATCGCGCGGCTCACGGGCACCGAGGTCCCGACCATCGGGCTGAAGTACCACGGCAACCACATCAGCCTGGGGCGGCGAGACGCGATCTTCCAGATGGTGGACGGGGACGTCCGGTCGAAGTCCTGGTACCTGGGCGGCCGGATCGCCGCCCGGCTCAAGGCGGGTGTGCTCAAGGGAGCCGGTTTCGGCATCGCCCACCCGACCTTCGGCAGGCCGAAGCGCAAGCGCCGGCTGGCCGCCGCGGCCGGCGCGCCCGACCGGATCGGCGCGAGGGCCGCCGCATAG